A stretch of Apodemus sylvaticus chromosome 18, mApoSyl1.1, whole genome shotgun sequence DNA encodes these proteins:
- the LOC127668798 gene encoding arylamine N-acetyltransferase 2 isoform X1, whose protein sequence is MAFPSVSALHLVFIFVLETMDIDAYFERIGYQNVRNKLDLQTLTEILQHQIRTIPFENLNIHCGKSMELSFEAIFDQIVRKKRGGWCLQVNHLLYWALTKMGFETTMLGGYVFNPPANKYSSGMIHLLVQVTISGKDYIVDAGFGRSYQMWEPLELTSGKDQPQVPAIFRLTEENGTWYLDQIRREQYVPNEEFVNSDLLEKNEYRKIYSFTLEPRTIEDFESMNTYLQTSPASVFTSKSVCSLQTPEGVHSLVGSTLTYTRFSYKDNIDLIEFKSLTEEEIEDVLKTIFGISLERKLVPKHGDRFFTI, encoded by the exons atggcctttccttcagtctcggcTCTGCACTTGGTCTTCATATTTGTTcta GAAACCATGGACATTGACGCATACTTTGAAAGGATTGGTTATCAGAACGTCAGGAACAAACTGGACCTGCAAACATTAACTGAAATCCTTCAGCACCAGATACGAACTATTCCCTTTGAGAACTTGAACATCCATTGTGGGAAATCCATGGAGCTGAGTTTTGAAGCCATCTTTGATCAAATTGTGAGGAAGAAGCGGGGTGGGTGGTGTCTTCAGGTTAATCATCTGCTGTACTGGGCTCTGACCAAAATGGGCTTTGAAACCACAATGTTGGGAGGATATGTCTTTAACCCTCCAGCCAATAAGTACAGCAGTGGCATGATTCACCTTCTAGTACAGGTGACCATCAGTGGAAAGGACTACATTGTTGATGCTGGGTTTGGACGTTCCTACCAGATGTGGGAGCCTCTGGAATTAACATCTGGGAAGGATCAGCCTCAGGTGCCTGCCATCTTCCGTTTGACAGAGGAGAATGGAACCTGGTACTTGGACCAAATCAGAAGAGAGCAGTATGTCCCAAATGAAGAATTTGTTAACTCAGACCTCCTTGAAAAGAACGAATATCGAAAAATCTATTCCTTTACTCTTGAGCCCCGAACTATTGAGGATTTTGAGTCCATGAATACCTACCTTCAGACATCACCAGCATCTGTGTTTACAAGCAAATCAGTTTGTTCCTTACAGACCCCAGAAGGGGTTCATAGTTTGGTTGGCTCCACCCTCACTTATACAAGATTTAGTTATAAGGACAATATAGATCTTATAGAGTTTAAGAGTCTGACTGAGGAGGAAATAGAAGATGTATTGAAAACTATATTTGGGatttctttagagagaaaacttgtGCCTAAACATGGTGATCGATtttttaccatttaa
- the LOC127668798 gene encoding arylamine N-acetyltransferase 2 isoform X2 — protein MDIDAYFERIGYQNVRNKLDLQTLTEILQHQIRTIPFENLNIHCGKSMELSFEAIFDQIVRKKRGGWCLQVNHLLYWALTKMGFETTMLGGYVFNPPANKYSSGMIHLLVQVTISGKDYIVDAGFGRSYQMWEPLELTSGKDQPQVPAIFRLTEENGTWYLDQIRREQYVPNEEFVNSDLLEKNEYRKIYSFTLEPRTIEDFESMNTYLQTSPASVFTSKSVCSLQTPEGVHSLVGSTLTYTRFSYKDNIDLIEFKSLTEEEIEDVLKTIFGISLERKLVPKHGDRFFTI, from the coding sequence ATGGACATTGACGCATACTTTGAAAGGATTGGTTATCAGAACGTCAGGAACAAACTGGACCTGCAAACATTAACTGAAATCCTTCAGCACCAGATACGAACTATTCCCTTTGAGAACTTGAACATCCATTGTGGGAAATCCATGGAGCTGAGTTTTGAAGCCATCTTTGATCAAATTGTGAGGAAGAAGCGGGGTGGGTGGTGTCTTCAGGTTAATCATCTGCTGTACTGGGCTCTGACCAAAATGGGCTTTGAAACCACAATGTTGGGAGGATATGTCTTTAACCCTCCAGCCAATAAGTACAGCAGTGGCATGATTCACCTTCTAGTACAGGTGACCATCAGTGGAAAGGACTACATTGTTGATGCTGGGTTTGGACGTTCCTACCAGATGTGGGAGCCTCTGGAATTAACATCTGGGAAGGATCAGCCTCAGGTGCCTGCCATCTTCCGTTTGACAGAGGAGAATGGAACCTGGTACTTGGACCAAATCAGAAGAGAGCAGTATGTCCCAAATGAAGAATTTGTTAACTCAGACCTCCTTGAAAAGAACGAATATCGAAAAATCTATTCCTTTACTCTTGAGCCCCGAACTATTGAGGATTTTGAGTCCATGAATACCTACCTTCAGACATCACCAGCATCTGTGTTTACAAGCAAATCAGTTTGTTCCTTACAGACCCCAGAAGGGGTTCATAGTTTGGTTGGCTCCACCCTCACTTATACAAGATTTAGTTATAAGGACAATATAGATCTTATAGAGTTTAAGAGTCTGACTGAGGAGGAAATAGAAGATGTATTGAAAACTATATTTGGGatttctttagagagaaaacttgtGCCTAAACATGGTGATCGATtttttaccatttaa
- the LOC127668461 gene encoding arylamine N-acetyltransferase 1, whose protein sequence is MDIEAYFERIGYKNSVNKLDLATLTEVLQHQMRAVPFENLNMHCGEAMHLGLEAIFDHIVRKKRGGWCLQVNHLLYWALTKMGFETTMLGGYVYITPTSKYSSEMVHLLVQVTISDRNYIVDCAYGGSYQMWEPLELTSGKDQPQVPAIFLLTEENGTWYLDQIRREQYVPNEEFVNSDLLEKNKYRKIYSFTLEPRIIEDFEYVNTYLQTSPASVFVSTSFCSLQTSEGVCCLVGSTFTSRRFSYKDNVDLVEFKNVNEEEIEDVLKTTFGISLERKFVPKHGELILTI, encoded by the coding sequence ATGGACATCGAAGCATACTTTGAAAGGATTGGTTACAAGAACTCAGTGAATAAATTGGACTTGGCCACATTAACTGAAGTTCTTCAGCACCAGATGCGAGCAGTTCCTTTTGAGAATCTTAACATGCATTGTGGAGAAGCCATGCATCTGGGTTTAGAGGCCATTTTTGACCACATAGTAAGGAAGAAGAGGGGTGGGTGGTGTCTCCAGGTTAATCATCTACTGTACTGGGCTCTGACCAAAATGGGCTTTGAAACCACAATGTTAGGAGGATATGTGTACATTACTCCAACCAGCAAATATAGCAGTGAGATGGTCCACCTTCTAGTACAGGTGACCATCAGTGACAGGAACTACATTGTGGATTGTGCCTATGGCGGCTCCTACCAGATGTGGGAGCCTCTGGAATTAACATCTGGGAAGGATCAGCCTCAGGTGCCTGCCATCTTCCTTTTGACAGAGGAGAATGGAACCTGGTACTTGGACCAAATCAGAAGAGAGCAGTATGTCCCAAATGAAGAATTTGTTAACTCAGACCTCCTTGAAAAGAACAAATATCGAAAAATCTATTCCTTTACTCTTGAGCCCCGCATTATCGAGGATTTTGAATACGTGAATACCTACCTTCAGACATCGCcagcctctgtgtttgtaagcACATCATTCTGTTCCTTACAGACCTCAGAAGGGGTTTGCTGCTTAGTGGGCTCCACCTTTACAAGTAGGAGATTCAGTTATAAGGACAACGTAGATCTGGTTGAGTTTAAGAATGTGAATGAGGAAGAAATAGAAGATGTACTGAAAACCACATTTGGTATTTCTTTGGAGAGAAAGTTTGTGCCCAAACATGGTGAACTGATTTTAACTATTTAG